The following proteins come from a genomic window of Megalobrama amblycephala isolate DHTTF-2021 linkage group LG1, ASM1881202v1, whole genome shotgun sequence:
- the LOC125274349 gene encoding stonustoxin subunit alpha-like codes for MVALSMYLKQLNFIYLCAYIWLTTLTGSTYCWNSGFTIPNFMKPKSKSKTHASEPMEVATLGRPLSLGMLYDCRKDSFIPGVTLWDKKSLSKNVDIRNQTLTDLKFSSSDSLSSKSKLLDISASLKVSFLLGLVEVGGSGKFLRDTKSSHRQSRVTMYYSETTRYEQLTMSQLGQVTYPQVFDQKTATHVVVAVLYGAHAAMVFDQSISEEENKQKVEGELSYYIKGIARDLTKGEGSVDMKYDEKEKLEKISCTFHGDFVLEKNPTTYMEALETYKTLPTLLKKNPQNVVPIKVWLHPLHLLNKKAAKLQREITTSLISDTEHIIEELGEAERTCNDLIRNTLANAFSDIKERLQLFQKSFSTYKSMLVEAVGRVLPAIRGGEEEEKSLEDILNMHRSSPFSAEMLNQWLNEAKSELQILSSLIKTLQGIKIKDEVELITTLVDSNVDAVLSLTFTSLKYKDPYLSTLEEFVESDKFKELKESKTSTVKSVTKWYSEHSESNTGFSVTSFTKWFNDLNIAMKMRENLSQFRRFAEANKDDKRIRFIISAISNPSIAGSSIYLYEKGKLTDKQFQPVSKPSPPIVKNVLAQAVSLKLQKRSGETLRYRVEYKKVKPHSGDEEPWLFIETVDEDITLNGLEPEKQYLVRYRKAGKVGVSEVSDTVNTVPLEKISSKSDCKEAVTNSDQIIETGILESYTQLSVFYTYQ; via the exons ATGGTGGCACTTTCAATGTACCTGAAGCAGCTGAACTTCATTTACTTATGTGCATATATATGGCTGACAACCCTAACTGGATCTACATACTGCTGGAATTCTGGATTTACAATACCCAATTTCATGAAACCCAAAAGCAAATCAAAGACTCACG CATCAGAGCCAATGGAAGTGGCAACCCTAGGAAGACCTCTGTCTCTTGGTATGCTTTACGATTGCCGCAAAGATTCCTTCATTCCAG GTGTTACTCTGTGGGATAAGAAATCACTGAGTAAAAATGTGGACATTCGTAATCAGACCTTGACAGATCTGAAATTCAGTAGCTCTGACTCTCTTTCTAGTAAGTCCAAGCTCCTGGATATAAGTGCTTCCCTGAAAGTCAGTTTCTTGTTGGGGCTTGTGGAGGTGGGAGGATCTGGCAAGTTCCTGCGTGACACAAAATCCTCACACCGACAGTCCAGAGTTACAATGTATTACAGTGAAACCACAAGATATGAACAGCTCACTATGTCCCAGCTGGGCCAGGTCACCTACCCTCAGGTGTTCGACCAGAAAACTGCAACTCATGTGGTCGTTGCTGTCCTGTATGGAGCTCATGCTGCCATGGTGTTTGATCAATCGATTTCAGAAGAGGAAAACAAGCAGAAGGTTGAGGGTGAACTGAGTTACTACATCAAGGGCATTGCTAGAGATCTCACTAAGGGAGAAGGATCTGTAGATATGAAATATGATGAAAAAGAAAAGCTTGAGAAGATCTCCTGCACATTTCATGGGGACTTCGTACTTGAGAAGAACCCTACCACATACATGGAAGCCCTAGAGACATACAAGACGCTCCCCACTCTGCTGAAGAAGAATCCACAGAATGTGGTTCCAATCAAAGTCTGGCTCCATCCTCTTCATCTATTGAACAAAAAGGCAGCTAAGCTGCAGAGAGAGATTACCACAAGTCTGATTTCTGACACTGAACATATAATCGAAGAGCTGGGAGAGGCAGAGAGGACATGCAATGACCTGATCAGAAACACACTGGCCAATGCTTTCAGTGACATCAAAGAGAGGCTGCAAttatttcagaaatcatttagCACATACAAGTCAATGCTTGTGGAAGCAGTTGGCAGGGTCTTGCCTGCTATTcgaggaggagaggaggaggagaagtcTCTGGAAGACATCCTGAATATGCACAGGAGCTCCCCATTCAGTGCTGAGATGCTTAACCAGTGGTTAAATGAGGCAAAGTCTGAACTTCAAATCTTGAGTTCTTTGATCAAGACTCTACAGGGGATCAAAATTAAAGACGAGGTCGAACTCATTACCACCTTAGTTGATAGTAATGTTGATGCAGTCTTGAGCTTGACCTTCACATCTTTGAAGTATAAAGACCCATATCTTTCAACCCTGGAGGAGTTTGTGGAATCTGACAAGTTTAAAGAGCTAAAAGAGAGTAAAACTTCTACTGTGAAATCGGTTACAAAGTGGTACAGTGAACACAGTGAGAGTAACACTGGTTTTTCTGTGACATCTTTCACAAAGTGGTTCAATGATTTAAATATCGCAATGAAGATGAGAGAGAACTTGTCTCAATTCAGGAGGTTTGCAGAAGCCAATAAAGATGATAAAAGAATCCGCTTCATTATTTCTGCCATCTCCAATCCCTCCATTGCAGGCTCCTCCATCTATCTGTATGAAAAAGGGAAACTGACAGACAAACAGTTCCAGCCTGTGTCCAAGCCATCCCCACCAATAGTGAAGAATGTCCTGGCCCAAGCTGTGTCCCTTAAACTGCAAAAGAGATCTGGAGAGACATTGCGGTACAGAGTGGAATACAAGAAGGTGAAACCACATTCTGGAGATGAAGAACCATGGCTTTTTATAGAAACAGTTGATGAAGACATTACTTTGAATGGATTGGAGCCTGAAAAGCAGTACCTGGTCCGCTACAGGAAGGCTGGTAAAGTGGGAGTGAGTGAAGTCAGTGATACTGTCAACACTGTCCCTTTAG AGAAGATATCCAGTAAGAGTGACTGCAAAGAGGCAGTAACCAACTCAGACCAGATCATAGAGACAGGCATCCTGGAGAGCTATACTCAGCTTAGTGTTTTTTACACTTACCAGTGA